One genomic segment of Chitinibacter sp. FCG-7 includes these proteins:
- a CDS encoding AAA family ATPase, with product MKVASLRVENFRGFINSGDVKLKPLNFLIGKNSIGKSSFGRLWPLLHQGIQIGKRSPIVWNGDLVDFGSFDDVLSRYSEKKNIIFNFTLTKKQNTEILRRSFLHKSSLVKNLINEDIDVSLSLCRGGNEYTTLCSSFSIKIGETLIQNKFDKESKLESITINGVDINLHKSYITESRIGYILPEISYFVKINDQIVSAHSPMRMRLFRVLRDELHSRLTDERVHEICSSLKVICNKEELIEICRNLQHKYKTWQDFLKKAEANPKLLARFHEAVNFAASEYFSRDLDSFIKDNFSSVNYIKPFRATAQRYYRRQDLAIDNIDSNGSNLAFYLESLSTSKLEKLNLWLSDNLDLNVILDSEKGHVMIKIHDLTSNRIDNMADMGFGFSQVLPLAVQAWISSSIFARQSNRIDTSDKILVWEQPELHLHPAMQRKLTSLIAKTIKAAQKSNISFIIETHSQSMINEIGDLILENELKSDDVQILLFEQTGNNSETTIRSTGFNSDGELINWPFGFLAV from the coding sequence ATGAAAGTAGCAAGTCTTCGGGTTGAAAATTTCAGGGGATTCATTAATTCTGGAGATGTAAAACTTAAACCGCTAAACTTTCTTATTGGAAAAAATAGTATAGGAAAAAGTTCATTTGGGCGTTTATGGCCATTATTGCACCAAGGAATTCAAATTGGGAAACGCTCCCCAATTGTTTGGAATGGCGACTTAGTTGACTTTGGATCATTTGATGACGTCCTTTCGCGCTACTCAGAAAAAAAGAACATTATATTCAATTTCACACTAACAAAAAAACAAAACACTGAAATACTGCGACGTTCATTTCTGCACAAGAGCTCATTAGTAAAAAACCTAATCAATGAGGATATTGATGTTTCTCTTTCCTTGTGCAGAGGAGGTAATGAATACACAACATTATGCTCAAGTTTTTCAATAAAAATCGGGGAAACACTAATTCAAAACAAGTTCGACAAAGAATCAAAACTTGAATCAATAACAATCAACGGCGTTGATATTAACCTACACAAAAGTTACATAACCGAATCAAGGATCGGTTACATCCTCCCTGAAATAAGTTATTTTGTGAAAATAAATGATCAGATCGTAAGTGCGCACTCACCAATGCGAATGCGCCTATTTCGAGTATTAAGAGATGAATTGCACAGCCGATTAACCGACGAACGTGTACATGAGATCTGCTCGAGTCTAAAGGTTATTTGCAACAAAGAAGAATTAATTGAAATTTGTCGAAACCTTCAGCACAAGTATAAAACATGGCAAGATTTCCTCAAAAAGGCCGAAGCAAACCCCAAGCTTTTAGCTAGATTCCACGAAGCTGTCAATTTTGCCGCAAGTGAATATTTCTCAAGAGACCTAGACTCTTTCATTAAAGACAACTTTTCTTCAGTTAATTATATAAAACCTTTCAGGGCAACCGCACAACGTTATTACAGAAGACAAGATTTAGCAATAGATAACATTGACTCAAATGGCTCTAATCTAGCCTTTTACCTTGAGTCGCTCTCAACATCGAAACTGGAAAAGCTTAATTTATGGCTAAGTGATAATTTAGACTTGAATGTTATTCTGGACTCAGAAAAAGGACACGTCATGATTAAGATTCATGATTTAACGTCCAATCGAATAGACAATATGGCAGATATGGGTTTTGGATTTTCACAAGTTTTGCCTTTGGCAGTCCAAGCATGGATTTCTTCATCAATATTTGCAAGGCAAAGCAATAGGATTGATACATCAGATAAAATTTTGGTCTGGGAGCAACCTGAATTACATTTACATCCAGCCATGCAAAGAAAACTGACATCACTAATTGCAAAAACGATTAAGGCAGCGCAAAAATCAAATATTTCTTTTATTATTGAGACTCATAGTCAATCAATGATCAATGAAATCGGAGATTTGATACTAGAGAATGAACTGAAATCAGATGACGTTCAAATCCTATTGTTTGAACAAACGGGCAACAATTCAGAAACAACGATTCGTTCTACTGGGTTCAACTCTGATGGAGAACTAATTAATTGGCCATTTGGTTTTTTGGCGGTATAA
- the metH gene encoding methionine synthase: MTRLTQLKNLLEQRVLILDGGMGTMIQQYKLTEAQYRGERFADWHTDVKGNNDLLVLTQPQIIAEIHQQYLDAGADIIETNSFNGTAPAMADYEMQELVWELNFAAAKLVKDLCVAQTAKDPSKPRFCAGVLGPTSRTCSISPDVNDPGYRNVTFDELVTAYLEAIDGLVKGGADILLVETIFDTLNAKAAVFAIKKYFAERPDEEELPIMISGTITDQSGRTLTGQTTEAFYNSLRHADPISFGLNCALGPDLLRPYVEEMSRISDCYVSVHANAGLPNPLAPTGYDLLPEDMAPQVREWVESGLINILGGCCGTTPAHIAAMYAAVKDLPARKLPEIEPKCRLSGLEPFNIGDNDLFVNVGERTNVTGSKAFARLILAGDYSAALDVARQQVVNGAQVIDINMDEGMLDATKAMTTFLNLIAAEPDISRVPIMIDSSKWDVIEAGLKCVQGKCIVNSISMKEGVEQFKHHARLLKMYGAAVIVMAFDEVGQADTYARKVEICEKSYRILVDEIGFNPADIIFDPNIFAVATGIDEHARYGLDFIEATGWITKNLPHAKVSGGVSNVSFSFRGNNKVREAIHAVFLYHAIKQGMTMGIVNAGALENYDDVPVVLRDAIESVVLMKTDDALAATEALITLAESFKGDANAAKGEDLSWRELPLQDRITHSLVKGITTYIVDDTEEARTSVERPIHVIEGHLMNGMNVVGDLFGAGKMFLPQVVKAARVMKAAVAHLEPFIEAEKIALGLQDEPAKGVIIMATVKGDVHDIGKNIVGVVLRCNNYQVHDLGVMVPCQTILDKAREVKADIIGLSGLITPSLEEMSHVAKEMQRQGFDIPLLIGGATTSKVHTAVKIEPHYQNDQVIYVPDASRAVGVCSSLLSDELKPAFAAEVKAEYAKAREIFESKDRTKLVSLEEARANKFAPDWATYTPPAPSFTGVREYTDYKLEDIEPFIDWTPFFQSWELHGRYPAILQDEVVGEAARHLYADAKAMLRKIVDEKWIAAAGVIGFFPANSVNHDDIELYDPATGEVAMTWHNLRQQLPKPKTGDVKPNWCLADFIAPKETGIKDYIGAFAVTGGIGIDAPVKAFEDANDDYSAILLKSLADRFAEAFAEHMHHRVRTELWGYAGSENLSNDELIDEKYVGIRPAPGYPACPDHTPKVELFKVLNAPNIGMTLTEGYAMLPTAAVSGFYFSHPESRYFGVGKVTLDQVEDYAARRGVSLAQAERDLAPNLGYVA, translated from the coding sequence ATGACCCGCCTCACCCAATTAAAGAACCTGCTTGAACAACGCGTCCTGATTCTGGATGGCGGCATGGGAACGATGATTCAGCAATACAAGCTGACCGAAGCGCAATATCGCGGCGAGCGTTTTGCCGACTGGCATACCGATGTGAAGGGCAATAACGATTTGCTGGTGCTGACCCAGCCGCAGATCATCGCCGAAATCCACCAGCAATACCTCGACGCTGGCGCCGACATTATCGAGACCAACAGCTTTAACGGCACCGCGCCAGCAATGGCCGATTACGAGATGCAAGAGCTGGTGTGGGAGCTGAACTTCGCCGCTGCCAAATTGGTGAAAGACCTGTGCGTGGCACAAACGGCGAAAGACCCGAGCAAACCGCGTTTCTGTGCCGGTGTACTTGGCCCGACTAGCCGCACCTGTTCGATTTCGCCGGATGTGAACGACCCGGGCTACCGTAACGTGACGTTTGACGAGCTGGTGACGGCCTACCTCGAAGCCATCGACGGCCTCGTCAAAGGTGGCGCGGATATTCTGCTGGTTGAGACGATTTTCGATACCTTGAACGCCAAAGCCGCCGTGTTCGCGATTAAAAAATACTTCGCTGAACGCCCAGACGAAGAAGAATTGCCGATCATGATCTCCGGCACGATTACCGATCAATCGGGCCGTACGCTCACCGGCCAAACGACCGAAGCCTTCTACAACTCGCTGCGTCACGCCGACCCGATTTCGTTTGGCTTAAACTGTGCGCTCGGCCCTGATCTGCTGCGCCCCTACGTCGAAGAGATGAGCCGCATTTCCGATTGCTATGTGTCGGTACACGCCAACGCCGGTTTGCCCAATCCGCTGGCGCCCACCGGCTATGATTTGCTGCCCGAAGACATGGCGCCGCAAGTGCGCGAATGGGTCGAGTCGGGTTTGATCAATATCCTGGGCGGCTGCTGCGGTACCACGCCAGCGCACATCGCCGCGATGTACGCCGCAGTCAAAGATTTGCCCGCGCGCAAATTGCCAGAGATCGAGCCAAAATGCCGTCTTTCTGGCTTGGAGCCGTTCAATATTGGCGACAACGATCTGTTTGTGAACGTCGGCGAGCGCACCAACGTCACCGGCTCAAAAGCCTTTGCGCGCCTGATTTTGGCCGGCGACTACAGCGCCGCGCTCGACGTGGCGCGCCAGCAGGTGGTGAACGGCGCGCAAGTCATCGACATCAATATGGACGAAGGTATGCTCGACGCCACCAAGGCGATGACGACCTTCCTGAACCTGATCGCCGCCGAGCCGGACATCAGCCGCGTGCCAATCATGATCGACTCATCGAAATGGGACGTGATCGAGGCGGGTCTGAAATGCGTGCAGGGCAAATGCATCGTGAACTCGATCTCGATGAAAGAGGGCGTTGAGCAATTCAAACACCACGCGCGTTTGCTGAAAATGTACGGCGCCGCCGTGATTGTGATGGCGTTCGACGAAGTCGGTCAGGCCGACACCTACGCGCGCAAAGTCGAGATTTGCGAAAAATCCTACCGCATCCTTGTCGATGAAATCGGCTTTAACCCCGCCGACATTATTTTCGACCCGAATATTTTCGCCGTGGCCACCGGTATCGACGAGCACGCCCGCTATGGCCTCGACTTTATCGAGGCGACGGGCTGGATTACCAAAAACCTGCCGCACGCCAAAGTGAGCGGCGGTGTATCGAATGTGTCGTTTAGTTTCCGTGGCAATAATAAGGTGCGCGAGGCGATCCACGCCGTATTCCTGTACCACGCGATTAAGCAGGGCATGACGATGGGTATCGTCAACGCCGGTGCGCTGGAAAACTACGACGACGTGCCGGTCGTGCTGCGCGATGCGATTGAATCGGTCGTACTGATGAAGACCGATGATGCGCTGGCCGCCACCGAGGCGCTGATCACGCTGGCCGAATCATTCAAAGGCGACGCCAACGCCGCCAAGGGTGAAGACCTGAGCTGGCGCGAGCTACCGTTGCAAGACCGGATTACGCATTCGCTGGTGAAGGGTATTACGACCTACATCGTCGACGACACCGAAGAAGCGCGTACCAGCGTCGAACGCCCGATTCACGTCATCGAAGGCCATTTGATGAACGGCATGAACGTCGTTGGTGATCTGTTTGGCGCCGGTAAAATGTTCCTGCCGCAGGTCGTGAAAGCAGCGCGCGTAATGAAAGCCGCCGTCGCGCATCTCGAGCCCTTCATCGAGGCCGAAAAAATTGCCTTAGGGCTGCAAGACGAGCCCGCCAAAGGCGTGATTATCATGGCGACGGTGAAAGGCGACGTACACGACATCGGTAAAAACATCGTTGGCGTCGTGCTGCGTTGTAATAACTACCAAGTGCACGACTTGGGCGTGATGGTGCCGTGCCAGACGATTCTGGACAAAGCCCGCGAGGTCAAAGCCGACATCATCGGTCTATCGGGTCTGATTACGCCAAGTCTGGAAGAAATGAGCCACGTCGCCAAAGAAATGCAGCGCCAGGGCTTTGATATTCCGCTGCTGATCGGCGGTGCGACCACATCCAAAGTGCACACTGCGGTGAAAATCGAGCCGCACTATCAAAATGACCAAGTCATCTACGTGCCCGACGCCAGCCGCGCTGTCGGCGTGTGTTCAAGCCTGTTAAGCGACGAACTCAAGCCCGCTTTCGCCGCCGAAGTAAAAGCCGAATACGCCAAAGCGCGCGAGATTTTCGAGAGCAAAGATCGCACCAAACTCGTTAGCCTTGAAGAAGCCCGCGCCAACAAGTTCGCACCAGATTGGGCGACGTATACGCCGCCAGCGCCTAGCTTTACTGGTGTACGTGAATATACCGACTATAAACTCGAAGACATCGAGCCATTTATCGACTGGACGCCGTTCTTCCAAAGCTGGGAATTGCATGGTCGCTACCCGGCGATCTTGCAAGACGAAGTCGTTGGCGAAGCCGCCCGTCATCTGTACGCCGACGCTAAAGCCATGCTGCGTAAAATTGTCGACGAAAAATGGATCGCCGCCGCAGGCGTGATCGGCTTCTTCCCAGCTAATAGCGTGAACCACGACGACATCGAGCTGTACGATCCGGCCACCGGTGAAGTCGCCATGACATGGCACAATTTGCGCCAGCAATTGCCCAAGCCAAAAACGGGCGATGTGAAGCCGAACTGGTGCTTGGCCGACTTTATCGCGCCGAAAGAAACCGGCATCAAAGACTACATCGGCGCGTTTGCCGTCACCGGCGGCATCGGCATCGACGCGCCCGTCAAAGCGTTTGAAGACGCCAACGACGACTACAGCGCGATCTTGCTCAAATCGCTCGCCGACCGATTTGCCGAAGCCTTCGCCGAGCACATGCACCACCGCGTCCGTACCGAGCTATGGGGCTATGCGGGCAGCGAAAATCTGAGCAACGACGAGCTGATCGACGAAAAATACGTCGGCATCCGCCCAGCCCCCGGCTACCCAGCCTGCCCAGATCACACGCCAAAAGTGGAATTGTTTAAGGTGCTCAACGCGCCCAACATCGGCATGACATTAACTGAGGGCTACGCCATGCTGCCAACCGCAGCAGTCAGCGGCTTCTACTTCAGCCACCCCGAATCGCGCTATTTTGGCGTGGGGAAAGTAACGCTGGATCAGGTGGAAGATTATGCGGCTCGGCGTGGGGTGAGTCTGGCGCAGGCGGAGCGGGATTTGGCACCGAATTTGGGGTATGTGGCGTGA
- a CDS encoding REP-associated tyrosine transposase translates to MSCYRRSNVAGGSYFFTVVTERRQRILTDDVFRLALREAIHQVRRERPFQIEAWVLLPDHLHTIWTLPVGDADFATRWRLIKSAVTRSVGEHYFRSTWQTRRREHKRCGTIWQHRYWEHLLKDEDDFRHHVDYVHFNPVKHGLVARACDWPYSTFHRLVAQGVYPEGWSGVSCD, encoded by the coding sequence ATGTCGTGTTATCGGCGCTCGAACGTGGCGGGTGGTTCGTATTTCTTTACTGTGGTGACGGAGCGGCGGCAGCGGATTTTGACTGATGATGTGTTTCGCTTGGCTTTGCGTGAAGCAATTCATCAGGTGCGGCGTGAGCGGCCGTTTCAGATTGAGGCTTGGGTGCTGTTGCCCGATCATCTACATACGATCTGGACTTTGCCGGTGGGTGATGCCGATTTTGCGACGCGCTGGCGCTTGATCAAATCGGCGGTCACACGCTCGGTGGGCGAACATTATTTCCGAAGCACATGGCAAACTCGGCGCCGCGAGCATAAGCGTTGTGGCACGATCTGGCAGCATCGGTATTGGGAGCACTTGCTTAAAGACGAAGACGATTTTCGCCATCATGTGGATTACGTCCATTTCAACCCAGTCAAGCATGGCTTGGTCGCGCGCGCATGCGATTGGCCGTATTCGACGTTTCACCGTCTGGTTGCGCAAGGCGTTTACCCTGAAGGTTGGTCTGGTGTTTCGTGCGACTAA